TGATCGTGACCAGCCCCGAGGCTTCTTCATCGGAGATGTGCCCATCAGAGGCGACCGCGCACAGCAGAATGCCGGCAAACGATTCGGCCTTGGTCAACGATTTGTTGGCGGAATGCCCACCGAAGATATTGTCGAACAAGCCCATGACCCTGAACTCCTGAACTGAGTAGACGTGCCGGGCCGATCGACGCACCGATCGCTCGGAATGCGTACCACTGTAATCGCATCGATTTGCCAGTCAAGCACAACCCCTCTCAGGATCGGCAAAATCCGCAGACTACTTTTGCAAGATTAGCTTGTTTCGTCGGGTGATCCGCAGGCGATAGCGAACCCCTTCGTGTTCAATCCAAATTTCACGGCTGGCACCAAACAGGCTCGCCGCGTTGACCACCGGCGTTGGGCCACTGCTGGCCGCTGCGAGTTCCGCGTCGTCGGTGACGTCTTCATGCGCGTCATCAGGTGTGTTGGGGGAGGACTCCGAATCCATCGATTCCGAAGCGCGGATCGGTCGGGGTTGGGATTCAGTCATGAGCGGTTCTCGACAAAGGAAATCCGAGTTTCCCTTACCGTACCGATATTGAGATTCAGTGTCAATAATCTCCGTCCGGAAAATCGAATCTCGCAAATTCTCTTTCCACACGCTTGACAGCCGAATCAATCACGCTACGCTGATATGCAGAGGATGAGACTCGATCTCAATTGTCGAGCCGTCCCCCACAATTAGTTGACCTCCTCGAGTCTGCTCCGCTACCGTCGTGTCGATTCGACACATCCGTTCGCAATGCGGCTCGGGATTCCTTAAAACCATGTGGTTTTTCTCGGAGTCTCGTGTCATGCGCTTGCGCCAAATCCCCGCTATCGGGACGCTCGCCCGTCGATCGCTGTCCCTCCGCTCGGCTCGGAAGCACGCCTTCACGCTGATCGAATTGCTGGTTGTCATTGCCATTATCGCAGTCCTAATCGGGTTGCTCTTGCCCGCTGTGCAGAAAGTCCGCGAAGCCGCCGCCCGCATGAGCTGCCAGAACAATCTCAAGCAGATTGGCCTCGC
This DNA window, taken from Tuwongella immobilis, encodes the following:
- the hemP gene encoding hemin uptake protein HemP; this translates as MTESQPRPIRASESMDSESSPNTPDDAHEDVTDDAELAAASSGPTPVVNAASLFGASREIWIEHEGVRYRLRITRRNKLILQK